Genomic window (Oryza sativa Japonica Group chromosome 3, ASM3414082v1):
AAGTAGCAACACTGTTAATCTAACTTATCTGCTGGATATCTAACAGATCTAAAATTAAACGTATGGTTTTATTGAGCTACATAACATTTCCTTGTCTGCTGTTGTTTATAACAGGCATTTCCTTATATGTCTGTACGGAGCGGTTATTCTTGGTTTCATTCTTGCTGGTGAATTAAAAGAAAGGAAAGTTGTCTACATATTGACAGGTTACAGTTCTCTTTTTAGACAACCCGCACCCTTATTCATCAGGAACCACTTACTTACATATGCTGAGTTAAACTCTACCATTTATGGAATGCACACAAATACTTTCTTCTGTTGTGTAAGATAAATAAAATTAACCAGAATTTCATCACCAGCTTCCTGAATTTCTGTAGTTTCTTATTTGACTATGAACAACTTCAGTGCATTTGAGAAATCGTGTACACTATGGCTTGTAAATAATTGAGGAATTACATATGTTCTATTCTTTTCCCATTTCATTTTAACTTGTACTTTTTTCCATTTGTAACAAATTCCCTTTTTGTGTTGACAGTTTATTATGGCATCGACAATTCATTCTCTGGGCTATTTCCACATGTTGCACAGGTATGGTATAGAAAGAGACTTAGTCTTTAATTAGAAAACACATTGAATATCTTCTTTAACTCACGATCACTTTTGCAGTGGCTGCTTGCTGTGCATAACACACAGATACTCTTAGCGGTCTTTTTGGCTATAATTGCATTGCTCCTTGGTGGGTTTTGTGCTTACCACACACATCTTTGCTTAACAAATACAACAACGAATGAGGTAAGTCTTAATTTCCTAAACCTAATAGCATATTAACCATTTGAAAATTTGTTCTTTGAAAGCTCCATCCTTGCACTTCTAATTGTTAGATCTTGCACTCAAAAGTTCTTTTCTTgatagaagagaagaaagaacatCTTAATCAATGTAGGATAATTTACGCGATTTCTTGCTAGAATCGAGATGATACTAGACATTATCAAGTAACAAATCAGTTGTTCCAAGGAAAGTAAACTAAGCTTCTAATGTGTTACTAATACAAAATTATGATTTGTTCCTCTTTCCAAATTTCATCGTGTGAACATTTTGCAGACATTCAAATGGCAAGACTATATTATGTGGAGGAAAAAGGTGAACGAGGAAAAGGCTGCTGCAAATGGTGAAGTGCGCAAATCGCCACCAAGCAAATGGAAGGCGTTTTTCTCTAGATCACATACTGAGGCCGATGAAACAATTGTGAAAAATAACATATATGACAGAGGCATGATTAGAAACATGTGCGAGGTGTTTGTCCCTTTGTCAGAACGGCAGTCATTTTCCCGCAAGAAATCTGATTGATCTGAATGCTGTTGCAGCTTTGCACCTGTTGTATCACTTCTATGCTGTAAATCCTTGTAGAATATTAGAATCATTTTTTCCATACTAGAGAAGAAACAGTCTGAGGATGGTGATCAGGAGTGAGCATCACACAAGGAGACCCCCcaccaaaaaaaattcagatcTGCCCAAGTTGCTTTTGGTTTTGCTCTCCTGGAATAGTAGGTTTGAACAACAGTATACTACCAAGAGTTGATAACTTACTTGATAGAATCTGTTGACAGCATATGGGAATGAGAATTGTACATTGTCTTGGTTATTtctttactttattatccatgCTGGGATTTTTGTCTTAATGAATGAGTATTGCTTCGTTCAATAGTCAAGCGAGAACAGTTAAAAAGAGGGTTTATTTGAGGGAAGCTTAATCAAGCAGTAATGGGCTAATGGCAGAAACCCTGATGTTGTCACTTTAACATCAACTGGTGGTCACATGTCAGAAGTTGCATTGAATATTACAAACATATTCTCATTTGAGACGTGGGCTAGTAAAGAAAATGATTAGGAATTTAGGATATATGTTCAGTGAAGTGAGATGAGAAGAAATTCAATTGTGAGACCTTTTTGGTCATGCTCATCAGTACACAATAGCTGAATCGCCTAGAAATGAAAAGATGCTCTCAAAAGAAAACATGAAATCTATACAAATTCTAAAACGGACAAAAAAAACTCATATTCCTTCATTTCTTTCCTCCTCTATGTAACTTGTGTAGTTCTTTCTACCAAAAGGATCCCTATACTTTTGAAAggaataaaaaagaaacaactttCAAATCCCCTTTGTGTAAAATGAAGCTATCAAGTATCAACTATTGGATCCTGATTCcctcaaaaaaaacaaaaaaactatTGGATCCTGATGAAATCAAACAAATATCACTTGTCATAATCTGCACCATCAACAAAACGAGCGTACTCTGTCCCATTTAGCTTCTCGCTCACTTCCTCCCAATTATCAACAAGGTCAGGAAGAGGGCTTGTGTGGATCTTCACATGCCTGCTGGACAACCTCATCGCTGGAACTCCAAGGAACTCTTGAACTCGCGACAGTGcctgcatgaaaaaaaaaatgttactgtTTCAGTAATTTGAGTATGGGGAAAAATATGTTACTATTTCAGTAATTTGATGGTCAGTTCAGTAATTTGAATGGGGATTGGTGGTCAGTTCAGTAGCCTGAGGATTCATGTTACTATTTCAGTAGTTACTGTTTCAGTAATTTGTGTGTGTTCAGTACATTTTGGTCGCGGATCACATCCTCGTAGTAAAGGATCATGTGGCGCGTGCTGCTGAAGTGATCCAGGCAAGTTGTGATGGATTGTTCAGCAGATCTGATGTTTGGAATCAGAGTTGGCACGTCTAACTTCGGTTTGAACCTTGCTAGTATATCAGCCTGCCCAAAGCATAAGGTATAAACAGGATTAAGTAATGCAGTAAAGAAGAAATGGATCATCAAACCAGTTAAAACTATAGCATATGAAAAGAGAATTCTGAAGGATGACAAGAACACAAGTGGATGAAACCAACCATAAAaataatctactccctccgtttcaggttataagtcgttttgactttgatctgtttcaagtttgactaagtttatagacaaatatagtaatatttgcaatactaaattagtttcatcaaatcaataattaaatatattttcataataaatttgtcttgggttaaaaatattactattttttgtacaaacttagtcaaacttgaagcagtttgactttaaccagtcaaaacgatttataacctgaaacggagggagtaacattttgATCAACAAGAATCTGGACATGTTTTAAAGTTTTAGAAAAAGCAATATTCTAACGTAATATTCCCATTGCTTTATTGCCTATTCAGGACAGGCAAACACACTATTCGGTATCGATTCTGTCATAAATATTACTACGTAATTGACCCATACAAGAAATTCAAGAAAAAGTGAAACATATTGCTTTGGATAATATATCTGAGAAGATTGCATGGGTATGAAAGTGAGAGGCACCTCCTCCCTAGAATGAACATGTGCTTTGTGGGTGCCATTCAACTGCTTTGTTTTTCTGTCGTAGTCGTTAGCCAACACAGATATAATCCTCCTTAATGTATTCCTCCTGAACAGAAATATCACCATGACACCCTTCTTGTTTAAATAATTAACAATGTCGTGATAATGTTCCATAATTCCCTGCAAATTTTGGAACAGATCAGTTCTATACAATCCAACTTTTTTATAACTTTGCACTTAATTGCCTGAGGATAGTTTGGATAGCAAGAATATATGTCGGTGAGTACTGAATTACTTGAGGGCATCTGTTCATGCATACACGGAACAGGCACACAAGCACATTTGCTTAAAATTAGCACATCAGCATTCTGACATCTAGCATCCAATGTTGAGTAGTATCACCTTCATTTTCTTCTTCACAGAACCAATTCCCTTTGTTACAACAATTTAAGTTGTAACTTGTAGGATGCCTTTTTAGTTTTGACCAACAAAGAAAAATCTATTTTGAATAAATGACATTGGGTTTTCTATATGAGTCAATTCGGGTCACTAGTAGTAACTAGTTCAGAAGATTTAGAACTGCCTTCAAATATCTGGTAGAGTTAAATAATTTCTACTCCTATGTGATATCAAGAGGTTGGTGCATGTCTTCATCAATGTTAGAATCAGACCAGAGTAAACAATAATAGCTTGCTCAGTCACATCGGGATCAAAGAAATGATGTGAACTTCACAACAAACTAACTGAAAGAACATAAGCATAGACCCCAAAAGGTTATGCAATGTAATATACCTGATTTAGCATCCACTTCAATCCAAATGCAGCTGTGCATTCATTTTTTGCTGCACTGGTGTGCCAATCCAGATTATAAAGCTTATCAAGCGTCCTCAAGATAGATGAGatatcttctcttctctctcttattGAGAAAATTTCGCCATTTGAACTGACATTGGGATGGCTATTTAGCAAAGTCTCAAACCACCCACTTCCTGATCTTTGCATAGAAATGATAACAAAAAACCGAACTGGAGTACACGCGCATTCCCCCCTGTCAATGAGAAAATATTGTCAGAATGcacatgaaaaaaataacaaaggaAATGTATAATGTAGCACAGGATTAACACAAGAGATTCTATCTAGAAAATTACCTACTGTAACTCGTAGGTTTTGGAAAGTGCACATATTGCATCAGCTCATTTGGAATTGTATGTCTTCTGCAAAGAGTTCTTATTTGTTCTTCTCCACTGATcaaattttctttattttctaaatCTATTTGATTAAAGGAGAAGTAGCAGACGTAGAACCCAAATAATGCAATTAAGAAGACAAGAATTGATCGCAGAGGAAACAATGGTCCCTTCGGACTTTTCAAAGCATACACGCTCTGCAATAATGAAATTCAGTAATCAGGTTATGTAAATATTGAATAcgtgaaacaaaagaaaaattgcATTGCGGCATTGCCTAATAATTTTTACCATTTTCTCTTGTATCAGTAGAGTCTATGCTGCTACATTAACTGACTGCTAATTCGCCCATTTAGTAGCATTTGCAAGTCAACTTCTTTGCCCTCATTGCTAGAGCAGCTCACCTTTTGTTAATGAATAAAATTACAGCGCATTAATGTTAACTGAAATTGTGATTCAGAGCTATAAAAGGCAGAATACAACAATTACGACAACGGTTGTATAAAATGGTTGTGAGGACATATTTGCATTAAAAATTGCTGCCATGTCAGGTTTAATTGCACAAACGCTGATGACTAGTAGTAAAGTGGCATGCAGCATAACTACTTTGCATCTGAAACTGAAGGCAATATGAAGGAGagaggaacaaaaaaaaaaaggactgaATTTTCTACAGACTTAACAGATAGGCAATCTCAATTGCCCTCAAGAACAGCTTGAACAACAGCCCTCAAAGCAAATCACCAAGCAAAACTTAGAAATTTAACTTGAACCAAGAAAGTCGAAACATTGGGAAATTCACAAAGGCTTCAGCAGCAACACAATGCAGATAAATAAATCTCTTCCTGATGTGCTACAACTTAGAGAAGCCTCAAATACTAATAAATTTAGCTACATATACTAATAAAAGCCTCAAAATCGGGACAAATACCAAGAATCCCCGAACCCCTCTTAATTAACCGGGTTGCTAAAACTGAGCTCAGTAACAATCCCAAATCTTGAGCTGAGCTCCCGCGGTCCAAGAACCGGACTGGAACGAACCTACATCAATGGCGAGACGGAAACCTTATCAAGGCACAAGAATTTCTTGTCCTTTTTACCTGGCTcatcggcgaggaggaaggagacgcaGCATTCCCcaggttctctctctctctctctctctctctctctctctctctctctctccttgttcttcttcttcttcttggtttGAACCTGAACAAACGGAGTAGAAGAAAACTGGAGCCCGGTGTgtcggctgagagagagagagaagcagagGAGGGAGAGGTCTCGGGAGGAAGCTGAGAAATCGCagggagaagcaagagaagagGATTGTGACGTCTCCGGAGTTTGTTTGGAGTACTAAAAGCGATTGCCCAAGAAAGCGAAAGTGTAGGAGGAGTAGGTGAGAGGCGAGGGTGTGAGACCTCCCACGAGAagagaggtgaggtgaggtcaGTGGAGAGCAGAAATGACCTGGAGCCTGGGGATTTCGTTGGATTCTGgcacttcttttcttctccatgGACAACCAAATGGCAAAGGATTTGGTGGCCACTTCCAGCTTGGAACAAACTGTGTTAGTGTCATtccaaagaaaacaaaaaaaagaaaagaaaaggaatgcgTTACAGTTCATGTGATCACCTCTTCTGTTATGGATTGAATAACTCTGTCGCTTGATAATATTGTGCCTGAAACATCTCCCGAAATTGGTGGATATGTGGTGGTAATAACTATTACTCCTAGGCTTCCCAATTTGCACTAATGGTTCCGTCTTTTTTGTCTGTTAATTTATGGATTGGATTATGTACCACTACATAGTTGTACTATCTGTagtaagagcacccgcaatagtAAAGTTTATCTGTagtaagagcacccgcaatagtaaagtaagatgctctctataaaacatgtatatcTCAGTattagactagattaatagtaaaccaccttaatagtatgtctacatgggtatctatagctctctaatccattgcatcgtttttctctatagactatctccatgtTAATAGATAGCtttgttctctctcttcatttaatctattccaaataaaaaaatatgctaacatggatttcttatagagagcctataaaTAACTATTACGGGTGCCCTAATgcactacttcctccgttctaaTTAATTTACTTGTCGTTCGGTCAATCTCACACTAATCTAGGAGGTGTGGCGAGTTACATCGTTATCCTCATTAATTACATCCTAATGAGCTTTCCCCAAGCAAACATTATAATTCTTTGTGGAAGTGGTAGCAGTAGTATGGCTGCATTGATGAAAAGGTAGAAAGACATCTCTAAAACTGTTTTGGAATATGATAACGacaaaatattttgataaaaaatttaaatgctGGGACGACAAATAAATTGAAACGGTCGGAGTAGTTTATTCTCTTTGCGAAAACAGTACTCCATATAGGAGTAGTATGCAGGAAACAGCCACCGGCCTtctttagttcgtgaaaagaaaatgtttgggtgtcacatcgaacgtttggccggatgtcggaagaggttttcgaacacgaatgaaaaaactaatttcataactcgcctagaaaccgcaagacgaatttattaagactaattaatctattgttagcacatgtaggttactgtaacacttataactaattatggactaattaggctcaaaggattcgtctcgcgattttcatataaattgtgcaattagtttttcattttatttatatttaatgcttcatgtatATATTCAAAGATTCGATGCGATGTTTTTACTGGTATATCATCAAACCCCTCCTGCCTTGTGTGTGAAACACCAACCAAAGCAATGCACACGGGAAGCATGAGCTCTGGAGTCTGGATATACTATATAATAACAATAGGACATGAAATTTGTTATACAATTCATCATAGGTCCATTTTTAACAGGAGAGCTCAACACACATATACAAGTTCTTTCCCCCCCTCAATGCATGAGTGccataatataatatagcagaaaatgtgtagaatttattttattttcatacATGGCAATGCCACTTGACATTACTGCCATATATTTCTGGAGATATGGACGgcagttgcaacttgcaaggacCAGAAAACCACAACAGGAGGGTTGCATTAAAACAagttggctgtgtttagttcggcgcaaagtttggattttggttgaaattaaagatgAAGTGACTAAaaaattatgtgtgtatgacagattgatgtgatggaaaagtactgaagtttggatccaaactttagatctaaaaaCACAGCCGTTGTTCAGTTTCAAGCAACAAAGAGACAAGTGCCCGTAGATTCAGGTTCGTCCATTAAAAGCCGCTCGTACTATTCTTCCCTCTGAAGTCTCTCGTGTTCATTGATTTTTGCTTCTAATAACAAAACGAGCGCAACAAATGTACAAGCAACAGCAAACTTATGTTGTAATCTGGTGTCTCAGATATCTGTACCCTTTTGATTACGGTACTAGAACAACATTGAGTTGTAgttttggagagttggacccttATACAATTCAAGTTCAGCATGGCTTCCCTTTAAGCCAAGCCAAATTCGTACATGTTGCAAAAGGTACATCGTCGGGGTCGGGGATGTAATACTCTTCCATCATCTGAATTTACGAAGCGCGCGTTCGAATCTGAACTAGTTTTCtgtaaaatccgtgtgaaattCAGATATGGACTCCACGGCTTGACATTTGCCACCATCCACACCACTGCTTGACATCACTTTCCAAGTAATTCCATTTATTTTCTACAAAAAGTAAAGGACGATGctttcacactttttttttcgtcACGAACGGATCCCATAGCTTTTTTGTATTTTCTTATGCAAAAAAACATCACTGTTGGGACGGTGAGCGTTCCATTTGGCAACGTCTACTAAATGCCGTACGTGTTTTCTATGAAAGCATAATTGCgttaaaaaataaaaggtgaaagattttatttttgtaGTTGGACTTCACACTTCATCAAACAATAGTACACTAGCATAAAGATATTCCCATATAATTTACTTTATCAATTGGATGACCGTCTAGACTACTatactatatattaaaaatcttatatatatatatatatatatatatatatatatatatatatatatatatatatatatatatatatatatatatatatatatatatatatatatatatatatatatataacagtaAATGCACCTGTTTTTTAAGTGATCCCTTTTGCCAGCCATGATGATTTGGCAAACAAAGAAAatctctctaaaaaaatatgaactTGGATTGCCTGCCATGGTGATTTAGTAAACAAATAAAATCTCTCAAAAAGAAATGAACTTGGAGACTACGAATGCCCCAAGATTTACACAACCGTGCGGTTATCGTGGTTATCACGTGCGATaaccttttttaatttttgaaagCATGATACACCTCAGGATAACCACGCGGTTACCGCAGTAACAGCTAAAAAAGGGTTTGGTAAACCGCCGAAAAACAGTTTGGTAAACCCCAGAATGCCTTGACATGGTGATGCTTGTTATTTCCtcagttccaaaatataagagtaTGATCGATGTATACCATCTAATTTTAGGTTATTATATTTTCGGATGAAGTTAGTGTTTAATATGAACATCGAAAGAAAAGTTAAAACAGTTAAATATGTCCCTTAAGGAATTATACGCGATAGATTTGCACCAGCCATGACGATGGATTAACAAAATGATCCAAGAGTAGAATAATTAGCGTAATCTTTGGAGTGGTTGAGGCCGCTGTCTTATCATCTGACAGCGCTTTAGTATATAATGATGGTGAGACTCCGTACGTGATGACACCGGCACTAGGATACTTTTGTACGGCACATTGGAGTGTAGGCTACATAAACGTGAGGTCAACTTTCAGCTTCAGATCAAAGGACATTTTCTTATCAAGATCTCTTATTTCTTCATCACCAAccgaaaaaacaaaacattaaCGATACGTGTCTGTAGTCTACAAACAGTTATATTACTCAAAAGCTTTAAAGCTTAAAGTTTGGGGTTTTGATTTTATACCAGTTTTTTTAGGGAAAGATTTTATATCAGTTTTAGGTGATATCTTCATTGACTCTGTTGCCAGGCTCTCCTTTCATAATTGCTAAGAAGATAAGTAAAATAAATGTACCAAATTATTCTTAAAACCCAAAAGTTAAAATACAAAATCACGTCCCAGAGCTGAAACAGACAGATAAAATTTAACTGAGCATTTAAACAATCAGCTAGGAGAACCCTCAGCGAGAATCATATATAAATCACCTGGAAAACAAGAGTAATTGTACCAGTGTTTACCTGGTGCATCCCATAGGAATTGTGATAACCAATCTGCGAGTAATCATGATTATAACAAATCAGTCATTACATTGATCCCACAGAATCCACAATTGATCCTTTCTCAACATGCTGCTCAGGTACAAGCAGGGGTGCGTTTAGGAGAATATCCAGAACGCACAGGCTTCGGTAGGTAGAAAAGACCAAATCAGTTGGATGGTCAAATCAAGGATTAATGCAATGCCGTTGCCCGGCATCTATAACAGGAGAGAAGCTGAGCAGCAATCCAAAGAGACAAGCTTAGGAGAGTACATATATAACCCACGGGGTTGAAAAGAGGAGTCTGCATCATGAGGACGACATGAAATCTTCGGGCCTTGCAATGGAAACTTCCTCAAACACATTGTCATCTGATGAAAGAACAAACAGCAATCAGGGGTCTAAAGAGAGTGGGAAATCGCAACATCTATTGAGAGAAGCAGTTAAGACATGGTTATGGTAATTTTGGATACAGACAATAAGGCTCAAAGATTTGATTTTGCAGATTTGTCAAGCTGCACTTTGCAAGAAAGAATTGGCGAAGACTTATGTAAGCATGAATTGAAAACCAGCAAAATGGATTCCCCAGGCACAGCAAGATTAATGGAATACGAGTACAGCAAAGTTATCTCCCGTAAACATGAAGTCACCAACACAAAGAAATCTTAGAAAATTTGTGTTTTTTCCACAATAAGATGGCGATAGTTGTTTATGCAGTATGTACGTAAATCAGCCATCGACAGTTTGTGTCCAGGAAGACCAGACAGCAAACCAAAATTCATAAACAAAACAATGAGGAATATATGGTCAAATAAGTGTACATTATTATCATAAAAAAAGGTAAGGCAGTTATGCAGTCAGAGTAGAACAAAACCTTTTCTCAGTGTTAATGCAACAACAGCATCATTTTCAACCTGCAGGCAGATATAGAAAAAATCACCATGTTGTTCCGCATAAAAGAAATGTTCAGAAAATAATACCATTAGTGCAATACCTTCTGATCTGCTAATGTCTTTGAGTCATCCAAAACAACTTCAGTTGTGGCCAACAAGATCAGCTGTTGATTACCGGGAGGCTGATCAACTAATGAATGCAACTTTTGTTTAATGCTTAAAGTCGTCTCTGTTGGGTCACATTGTATGAAGTAGGTAGTCTTGTTCCGTTTCACTCGAATATACATTGCCTGCATAAGGCGTTTCCTCATTGTCAGTAAACAAACTTTCAAATAACTAGTTCAGCTGGCATCACTCCACCTCTATTACTCCAAGAACAGAAGTAGGTTCGGGGTTCCAGTTGTTTTGTTTGGCAACAAGATGGGAGCCTTAACGTAATATTAATACATTCAAACTATCCTACATAAATCTTTCTTTCCATAGGATAGACGCTCCCAAGAAATTGGGCAGAACAAATGTTAGTAGTTAACATTAGTACAATAACTAGTTGTACGTTGTTGGCAATAATACAACAGGAAAGAATAATAGATAGCATAACAGAGTAGGAGGTACATTCTGgtattccattaaaaaaaagtacacaCCAGTATACAATAAACGGAATTCACAAACCACCAGCAGGCATATTCATGAAATATGTTAGTACAGTAGCATAGGACCTGAGATTATCCCATTACCCCTATACATGGCCGTTTTCTTGAAAAAAGAGTTAGTACAGAGACAGACTGCATACGCCATTTACGGAAATTGTAGAAACAGAAAATGTTGAAGTTAAGTAATTTCAGCTTTTCAAGCCAACATTCTGTGAAGCAACAACATGTTTGGTACTGGCGTATTGTGGCCCGAGAACTGCATCTAGGAGTTGGAGAATAGAATCTAGTGTTTGCTGTATGACAACATTGATTTGAACTATACATCGTTCTTAATTCTCCTACTTGTCTTTGTCATGAAAGAGGATTCACAGAAAAAATTCTCAACATGAGATGTTGGCTAAATCTTTGCTAGGAGCATTCTATTACCAAATAGCGAAAAACAAAGAGGTTGATATGATCCATCTAGACATATTACCTCGATGGGTTAATTGTTTTGCAGTCCCAATAAAATGCAAAAAGGAATTCACGTATCTGTACACGAGCGTGCGACAGGATCAAACACCCAGCTAGCACTAACGCGAGATGCAAGCACGCTATGGCTAAAACGGAGACATCCCCCTCGGCTGGCTAAATGCAGAAATCTAACCAGCACGGGACACGATCAGCTGCTCCGATTTTCAGATGATCTCAACCCCTAACAGGCTACACCAAACCCTCTATCCCCACAGCAGAAAGCAAACCCCTAACAAGCTACACCAAATCCTCTATCCCCACAGCAGGCACCAAACCCTCTATCCCTACAGCAGAGCAAGCAGAAACCCACCTAGGGTTCCTCTAATCAAACAGAATAATCGCCACGCGAATCTTCCAAAAACAACCAAAATCCGCATCCCCGCTCGCCACATCAATCCCAATCGGTCCCGAGCGAAGCAAACCTCTcccggcaccggcaccggcaccgcGCAGGCATTCCACTGCCAGTCTTCTTCCCCCCTCAAATCAAACGTGGATTACACTAACCATCGCGCGCAAGCGCAAGCAAGAACCCCTCTGTGGGTAAGGGAGGGATGCCCACAGGGCAAGCGACGATACGATGCGATGCGGCGGAAACTGCAGTAGGATGGATGCTCGCAGGATGGGGGTTCAGCACAAGCGGCGGGCGAGGAGACGAAATTCGAGGCCGGATGGGGGTGGATTGGGATGCTCACCGGTGAGCGATGGTGCGGCGGGGacaggaggaggacgccggcgccacctctgctagcaggatggagatcggcgccggcggcgggcgaggagacGGGAGTCGTCGAGGGCGGTGGGCGAGGAGACGCGATGGATTGGGGAGCCGGAGGTCGATCGTGGTGCGGTGCGGGGCCGTGCAACGCTCTGCTGCCGAGGCCTATGGGCCATACGCACAGGCCCATGAGGCTGGAAATTTTTCATACCGGAAAAAAGTTCACCTTTGTCGAGTTTAAAACTGCCCCGAACCGAAAGACTAGATATAATAGATCTCTGATCTTGTAAAATCATGTCACATTTGATTCTAAGGTATGCTCTTCGGTTTTGTTGACGTGATGGCTGAGTCAGTGTGACACCACACATGTCACCTACTTTCCTCTCTTCCCATCTCAACCCAAAGCTTTTAGGGCAGCCACCAATGGGTAGGGAGAATGGTGCTGGCCCACGGGAAAAGCTCGACGACGGAGGCCGCGGGCCGACATGGCTTCCAACGGCCGGGAGTGCACGCGCGGTGCAACTAGGTCTCTACTGCAACGGCAATGCCGTCTTCACCTACGCGGGCGAGGGCTAGGGCTTCTGCCTCGTCACGCTGGCCAAGCTCCTATCCTCCAATCTCAAAGCCGCGCCCGCCAAGCTACTCAAAAGCCGATGTGTTCAGGTGTCCCCGACCCCTAGCTCTGCCTCTCCTCCACGGAGGAGCACGCGTGGCTCCGCCGCATCGTGTTCGAGGCCAACTCTATCTACTCCACGTTGCGGTCACATCGTCCTCAATGCCTACGCCCTTCTTCCCGCGCTTGCCACTATCAAACTTCTCGACAGCTGCAAGCCTTCTCCCCACCCATCTCCGGTCATCGCCGTCGGGCTTCTacctaccgccgccgcccaacGGCCGCCACACTCCTCCTTGTCGGTCAC
Coding sequences:
- the LOC4332905 gene encoding uncharacterized protein → MGLCVWPIGLGSRALHGPAPHHDRPPAPQSIASPRPPPSTTPVSSPAAGADLHPASRGGAGVLLLSPPHHRSPAMYIRVKRNKTTYFIQCDPTETTLSIKQKLHSLVDQPPGNQQLILLATTEVVLDDSKTLADQKVENDAVVALTLRKDDNVFEEVSIARPEDFMSSS
- the LOC9271725 gene encoding uncharacterized protein isoform X1, whose translation is MSQSVYALKSPKGPLFPLRSILVFLIALFGFYVCYFSFNQIDLENKENLISGEEQIRTLCRRHTIPNELMQYVHFPKPTSYSRGECACTPVRFFVIISMQRSGSGWFETLLNSHPNVSSNGEIFSIRERREDISSILRTLDKLYNLDWHTSAAKNECTAAFGLKWMLNQGIMEHYHDIVNYLNKKGVMVIFLFRRNTLRRIISVLANDYDRKTKQLNGTHKAHVHSREEADILARFKPKLDVPTLIPNIRSAEQSITTCLDHFSSTRHMILYYEDVIRDQNALSRVQEFLGVPAMRLSSRHVKIHTSPLPDLVDNWEEVSEKLNGTEYARFVDGADYDK
- the LOC9271725 gene encoding uncharacterized protein isoform X2 — encoded protein: MSVYALKSPKGPLFPLRSILVFLIALFGFYVCYFSFNQIDLENKENLISGEEQIRTLCRRHTIPNELMQYVHFPKPTSYSRGECACTPVRFFVIISMQRSGSGWFETLLNSHPNVSSNGEIFSIRERREDISSILRTLDKLYNLDWHTSAAKNECTAAFGLKWMLNQGIMEHYHDIVNYLNKKGVMVIFLFRRNTLRRIISVLANDYDRKTKQLNGTHKAHVHSREEADILARFKPKLDVPTLIPNIRSAEQSITTCLDHFSSTRHMILYYEDVIRDQNALSRVQEFLGVPAMRLSSRHVKIHTSPLPDLVDNWEEVSEKLNGTEYARFVDGADYDK